One Chlorobaculum limnaeum genomic window carries:
- the cydD gene encoding thiol reductant ABC exporter subunit CydD — protein MNIDRNLMRLLAEQKRPFIFSGLSGAAGALMLVAQAWMLSGIIEMAFRQAPAWREVLPLVGLFALFSTLRVLFGWAGHHEAKKGTLAIRKTLTERLSGTIAALGPSFARSAQSGRIVTTLLKGVESVDAWFSQYIPQLFLSLIVPVVILVAIFPADWLSGLILVLTAPLIPVFMILIGKRASAATEKQWNTMSRMSGHFLDMLQGLSTLKLFAQAKARRDGIEEASENFRHSTMQVLKIAFLSSLTLELVGTLGTAVVAVSIGVRMLGGHLPFRPGFFALLLVPDFYLTLRQLGTKFHAGMEGVTASKEMYEILDRATEIPEAGSHDLDAVEVSTRPIVIDKVSYRFPGSGKPALDGVSLTIEPGTVTALTGPSGAGKSTLLNLLLRFIEPADGTISLGDRKAWEFSLDSWYRQIAWVPQHPFLFNATIRENLLMARRDATPDEIDKALKQAGLLDMVRSLPDGQETMIGEQGARLSGGEAQRLSLARAFLKDAPLLLLDEPTSHTDPILEAQLRQAMQELMRGRTVVMIAHRLETIRNADRIVVLDGGRLVQSGTHDELMAEDGFYRQAMFSSMEEVAA, from the coding sequence ATGAACATTGACCGGAACCTCATGCGGCTGCTTGCTGAACAGAAGCGGCCTTTCATATTTTCGGGCCTTTCCGGCGCGGCGGGAGCCCTCATGCTTGTCGCGCAGGCGTGGATGCTGAGCGGCATCATCGAGATGGCGTTCCGGCAGGCTCCGGCGTGGCGGGAGGTTCTGCCGCTCGTGGGCCTCTTCGCGCTCTTCAGCACCCTGCGCGTGCTCTTCGGCTGGGCGGGGCATCACGAGGCGAAAAAAGGGACGCTCGCCATTCGCAAAACGCTGACCGAACGGCTCTCCGGCACCATTGCGGCGCTGGGGCCGTCGTTCGCACGTTCGGCGCAGAGCGGGCGCATCGTCACCACGCTGCTCAAGGGGGTCGAGTCGGTCGATGCCTGGTTCAGCCAGTACATCCCGCAACTCTTTCTTTCGCTTATCGTTCCGGTGGTGATCCTCGTGGCGATCTTCCCCGCAGACTGGCTTTCGGGGCTGATTCTCGTCTTGACCGCGCCGCTCATTCCGGTCTTCATGATCCTGATCGGCAAGCGGGCGAGCGCGGCCACCGAAAAGCAGTGGAACACCATGAGCCGCATGAGCGGTCACTTCCTCGACATGTTGCAGGGCCTCTCAACGCTCAAGCTCTTCGCGCAGGCCAAGGCGCGGCGCGACGGCATCGAAGAAGCGAGCGAGAACTTCCGCCACTCGACCATGCAGGTGCTGAAAATCGCCTTCCTCTCGTCGCTGACCCTCGAACTGGTCGGCACGCTCGGCACGGCGGTGGTGGCGGTGAGCATCGGCGTGCGGATGCTCGGCGGCCACCTGCCCTTTCGCCCCGGCTTTTTCGCGCTGCTGCTCGTGCCGGATTTCTACCTCACGCTCCGCCAGCTCGGCACGAAGTTCCATGCGGGCATGGAGGGCGTCACCGCCTCCAAAGAGATGTACGAGATTCTCGACCGCGCCACGGAGATTCCCGAAGCGGGATCGCACGACCTCGACGCCGTGGAGGTTTCGACGCGCCCCATCGTGATCGACAAAGTGAGCTACAGATTTCCCGGCAGCGGCAAACCGGCGCTCGACGGCGTCAGTCTCACCATCGAGCCGGGCACGGTGACGGCCCTGACCGGGCCGAGCGGCGCGGGCAAGAGCACGCTGCTCAACCTGCTGCTCCGTTTCATCGAACCAGCCGACGGGACGATCTCGCTCGGCGACCGCAAGGCTTGGGAGTTCAGCCTCGACTCGTGGTACCGGCAGATCGCCTGGGTGCCGCAGCATCCCTTCCTCTTTAACGCCACCATCCGCGAGAACCTCCTTATGGCCCGACGCGACGCCACGCCTGATGAGATCGATAAAGCGCTGAAGCAGGCCGGATTGCTCGACATGGTACGCTCGCTGCCCGACGGGCAGGAGACGATGATCGGCGAGCAAGGGGCGCGGCTCAGCGGCGGCGAGGCGCAACGGTTGTCGCTGGCCCGCGCATTCCTGAAGGATGCGCCTCTGCTCCTGCTCGACGAGCCGACCTCGCACACCGACCCGATCCTCGAAGCGCAGCTCCGCCAGGCGATGCAGGAGCTGATGCGCGGCCGCACGGTGGTGATGATCGCCCACCGGCTTGAAACCATCCGCAACGCCGACCGCATCGTGGTGCTCGACGGTGGCCGCCTCGTGCAGAGCGGCACGCACGACGAACTGATGGCCGAGGATGGATTCTACCGTCAGGCAATGTTCTCGTCGATGGAGGAGGTCGCGGCATGA
- a CDS encoding cytochrome ubiquinol oxidase subunit I, whose protein sequence is MDTLFLARLQFALTSVFHFFFVPLTLGLSIFTAIMETAWVRTGKEKYRQLAKFWGHLFLINFAIGVVTGIVMEFQFGMNWSQYSRFVGDIFGVPLAIEALLAFFLESTFLGIWVFGWDRIPKGLHAASIWLVAIGSNLSALWILVANSFMQSPVGYQMAADGSRAEMTSFTELLFNPYVWLQFPHVISAGVATGGFLVIAVSAWHLMNKTRDDDQFKTSLKFGAIYAFIGSLLVSLAGHTQMQEMVHNQPMKVAAAEALWHTENPASFSLFTIGDEEKMEDVFSIRIPGMLSFLAYNNFSGEVKGIRELQEEAVAKYGPGNYIPSVITAYWSFRFMVGAGTLMLLAAAVALFKVIREDYNFGKLTGALLLSSFTLPIIANSAGWILTEMGRQPWIVVGLLKTEQAVTPASVVSGAELLTSVVVFTLIYSALTLVDVLLLKKYATAGLHGAE, encoded by the coding sequence ATGGATACCCTGTTTCTTGCGCGTTTGCAATTCGCCCTGACGTCGGTGTTCCACTTCTTCTTCGTTCCCCTTACCCTCGGACTCTCCATTTTCACGGCGATCATGGAAACCGCGTGGGTCAGGACGGGCAAGGAGAAGTACCGTCAGTTGGCCAAATTCTGGGGACACCTGTTCCTCATCAACTTCGCCATCGGCGTCGTGACCGGCATCGTCATGGAGTTCCAGTTCGGCATGAACTGGTCGCAGTACTCCCGCTTCGTCGGCGACATCTTCGGCGTGCCGCTCGCCATCGAGGCGCTGCTCGCCTTCTTCCTCGAATCGACCTTTCTCGGCATCTGGGTCTTCGGCTGGGATCGCATCCCGAAAGGGCTGCACGCCGCCTCGATCTGGCTGGTCGCCATCGGCTCGAACCTCTCGGCGCTCTGGATTCTGGTCGCCAACTCCTTCATGCAGTCGCCGGTGGGCTACCAGATGGCTGCCGACGGATCGCGGGCCGAGATGACCAGCTTTACCGAGCTGCTCTTCAACCCCTACGTCTGGTTGCAGTTCCCGCACGTCATCTCTGCGGGCGTCGCCACGGGTGGATTTCTCGTCATCGCGGTCAGCGCCTGGCACCTCATGAACAAGACCCGCGACGACGATCAGTTCAAGACCTCGCTCAAGTTCGGTGCGATCTACGCCTTCATCGGCTCGCTGCTGGTGAGCCTCGCCGGTCACACGCAGATGCAGGAGATGGTGCACAACCAGCCGATGAAAGTTGCCGCCGCCGAAGCGCTCTGGCACACCGAAAATCCAGCCAGTTTCTCGCTCTTCACCATCGGCGACGAGGAGAAAATGGAGGATGTCTTCTCGATCCGCATCCCCGGAATGCTGTCGTTCCTGGCCTACAACAACTTCTCCGGCGAGGTGAAGGGCATCCGCGAACTCCAGGAGGAGGCGGTCGCCAAGTACGGCCCCGGCAACTACATACCCTCGGTCATCACCGCTTACTGGAGCTTCCGCTTCATGGTGGGGGCGGGTACGCTGATGCTGCTCGCCGCCGCAGTGGCGCTCTTCAAGGTGATCCGCGAGGACTACAATTTCGGCAAGCTCACCGGAGCGCTCCTGCTCTCGTCGTTCACATTGCCCATTATCGCCAACTCGGCGGGGTGGATTCTGACCGAGATGGGCCGCCAGCCGTGGATCGTCGTCGGGCTGCTCAAAACCGAACAGGCCGTCACGCCCGCCTCGGTGGTCAGCGGCGCTGAACTGCTGACCTCGGTCGTGGTGTTCACCCTCATCTACAGCGCGCTGACGCTCGTGGATGTGCTGCTCTTGAAAAAATATGCAACGGCTGGCCTGCACGGCGCCGAATAA
- a CDS encoding sulfite exporter TauE/SafE family protein: MTGELLAMLLAGLAGGFGHCIGMCGPVVAALSLGPARPGWAHHLLYNLGRVTTYTILGAAVGATGSFLSLATSIDPIQTAVMALCGLFIVLVGLVSAGWLPFGKRLLACTPAMPFVRKTMELFVNSPSAGTWYPLGLVLGFLPCGLTFTALLAAARAAMNAPDHFAGMVQGALMMLLFGLGTAPALLVVGKTAGLIGEKTRHHLYRLASLIMIATGCWFIYSAFRG; encoded by the coding sequence ATGACGGGTGAACTTCTTGCGATGCTGCTGGCCGGGCTGGCCGGTGGATTCGGCCACTGCATCGGCATGTGCGGCCCGGTGGTGGCGGCGCTGTCGCTCGGCCCGGCCCGGCCCGGCTGGGCGCACCACCTGCTCTACAACCTGGGCCGGGTGACGACCTACACCATCCTCGGCGCGGCGGTCGGCGCGACCGGCTCGTTCCTCTCGCTCGCCACCTCCATCGACCCGATCCAGACCGCCGTCATGGCGCTTTGCGGTCTTTTCATCGTGCTGGTCGGGCTGGTGTCGGCGGGATGGCTCCCCTTCGGCAAGCGCCTGCTCGCCTGCACGCCCGCGATGCCCTTCGTGCGGAAAACGATGGAGCTGTTCGTGAACTCGCCATCCGCCGGAACATGGTACCCGCTGGGGCTTGTGCTCGGCTTTCTGCCCTGCGGCCTCACCTTCACGGCGCTACTCGCCGCCGCGCGCGCCGCCATGAACGCCCCCGACCACTTCGCAGGCATGGTGCAGGGAGCCCTGATGATGCTCCTCTTCGGCCTCGGCACCGCCCCGGCGCTCCTCGTCGTCGGCAAAACCGCCGGACTCATCGGCGAAAAAACCCGCCACCACCTCTACCGCCTCGCCAGCCTCATCATGATCGCGACGGGATGCTGGTTTATTTACAGCGCGTTTCGGGGTTAG
- the cydB gene encoding cytochrome d ubiquinol oxidase subunit II: protein MDLQTMQIIWFILVAVLFTGFFILEGFDFGVGILLPFMGKDDLERRTVINTIGPFWDGNEVWLITAGGAIFAAFPHWYATLFSGFYLALLLMLVALIFRGLAFEYRSKRDNPTWRSFWDWSIFFGSAIPALLWGVAMANFIRGVPIDASMNYTGGFFNLLNPYALACGLASLTIFTLHGAVFLTLKTTDELHERAMGLAKKLWVPATALSLVFAVYTFVETDLFARLGVNPGAIPIFSVLALLSVIVLLNKGASGWAFVMTAISIAFSTITIFMGLFPRVLVSSTNPDWSLTIYNASSSQYTLGIMTTVAAIFVPIVLLYQGWSYWVFRQRVTKDSKLEY, encoded by the coding sequence ATGGATTTGCAGACCATGCAGATAATCTGGTTCATTCTGGTCGCCGTTCTATTCACCGGATTCTTCATTCTCGAAGGATTCGACTTCGGCGTCGGCATCCTGCTCCCCTTCATGGGCAAGGATGACCTCGAACGCCGCACGGTGATCAACACCATCGGCCCCTTCTGGGACGGTAACGAAGTGTGGCTCATCACGGCTGGCGGCGCGATCTTCGCGGCGTTTCCGCACTGGTACGCCACGCTCTTCAGCGGCTTTTACCTGGCGCTGCTGCTCATGCTGGTGGCGCTGATCTTTCGCGGCCTCGCCTTCGAGTACCGCAGCAAGCGCGACAACCCAACATGGCGTAGTTTCTGGGACTGGAGCATCTTCTTCGGCAGCGCGATTCCGGCCCTGCTCTGGGGCGTGGCGATGGCCAACTTCATCCGCGGCGTGCCAATCGACGCCTCGATGAACTACACCGGCGGCTTCTTCAACCTGCTCAACCCGTACGCGCTCGCCTGCGGCCTGGCGTCGCTGACGATCTTCACGCTGCACGGCGCGGTGTTCCTGACGCTCAAGACCACCGACGAGCTGCACGAACGCGCGATGGGGCTGGCCAAAAAGCTCTGGGTTCCGGCCACTGCGCTCTCGCTGGTCTTCGCGGTTTACACCTTCGTCGAGACCGACCTCTTCGCCCGCCTCGGCGTCAACCCCGGCGCGATTCCGATCTTCAGCGTGCTGGCGCTGCTGTCGGTGATCGTGCTGCTCAACAAAGGGGCATCCGGCTGGGCGTTCGTCATGACCGCCATTTCGATTGCCTTCTCGACCATCACCATCTTCATGGGCCTCTTCCCGCGAGTGCTGGTGTCGAGCACCAATCCCGACTGGAGCCTGACGATCTACAACGCCTCGTCATCGCAGTACACCCTCGGCATCATGACCACGGTCGCCGCGATCTTCGTGCCGATCGTGCTGCTCTACCAGGGCTGGAGCTACTGGGTCTTCCGCCAGCGCGTGACGAAGGATTCGAAGCTGGAGTATTAA